The sequence CCAATATTGCGAATGCTAAGATTGCTCTTCATGCGGGGATTCAACAACAAAAACGTTTTTTTGAGAAAATGTCTTTTTTTCAACGTCTCCCCCTGGAGCTTCCTGAAGTGGCACACCCCATGGTGCCCGCGGTGTGGAGAGAGTCAACATTGGCCACAGCCTCTTATGGATATGGCATATCGATCACCCCGCTTCACTTGGTAAAAAGTGTGGCCTCCATTGTCTCTGGCTTTCACTGTGTCCCTACGCTAAGGAAGGTGGACACACCCCTCTCGCGCCCACGCGTTATCAAACCCAGAACTGTGCAGTTTATGCGCACAGCGCTAAGAGAATCTGTGCATCAAGGTCATGCTAAAAAAACCCATGTCCAAGGCTATGCCCTTGGCGCTAAAACAGGCACCGCCAACTTGTTGAGTGCCACCGGCCAATACCGAAAAGGAGAAAATCTTGTATCGTGTGTGGGCGCTTTTCCCATTCATAACCCGCGCTATGTTTTGCTTGTCACCCTCGAACACCCCAAGCCCTCGGCAGAAACCTACGGCTATACCACCGCTGGCTGGACAGCGGCCCCTGCCTTTAAGAACATCTTCCTTTCCCTCACGACAATCTTGGGCTTTTCACCCCATGCTTAGAATAAATAATTGACAAGAAGGCGAAGGTGGAGATGAATAGACAAAGGTAGAGGATTGAAAAGAATAGAATTGACCTCATGACGACGCTGACCACAGAACTACTCTTCCGCACCTTGCGTCCTTCTTGTTTTTTCAAAGGACAAACGACCAACTTCCACGGCATTACTGACCACTCATCACAAGCGGGTCCGGGCATTGTTTTTTTTGCTCTTCCCAGCAAACAACGAGGGCCAGAGGGGTTTATTGACCTGGCACTTCACAAAGGGGTCACCGCCATCGTGGCCCCCGAAGCGGTGGTGATAAAAAAACAAACCATTTTTTCTCACATCACCTTTTTTGGCGTGAAGGACATTCGTCTGGCGTTGGCTGAAACAGCCCACCTTCTCTTCCCTAAAACCCCTGATTTTATGGCAGGCATTACCGGCACCAATGGGAAGACGTCTATTGCCAATTTCACCCACCAACTCTGGCAGAGTTTAGGGAAAAAATCCATCAGCTTGGGCACCCTGGGTCTTAAGGGTATGGACTATTTCCCCCTATCACCTACGCACACAACCCCTGAACCTTTAGACCTTTATCCACTTCTTGATGAAGCCGCAGGACACGGGATCACGCACTGCGCCCTTGAGGCCTCAAGCCATGGCATTCATCAACGCAGACTGGATGGGATCAAATTTAACGTCGGTGTGTTCAGCAACTTTTCTCAAGATCACCTGGATTATCACCTCAATCTGAGAACCTATTGGCTGGCCAAGGTGCGACTTTTTAAAGAGCTCATTGCCCACCAAGGAACAGCGATCTCTAACGTTGACCTCCCCCACGCTTATGACCTGGCCGAGGCTTGTCGAAAAAACAGCCTGACTCACTGGACCTATGGCATTGATGATGGAGACGTGAAGGTGAACAAAATCACCTGCCTGCCTGAGGGACAAAAAGTTGAAGCCACCTTTTTAGGCCAACCCCTCACGTTCTCGTTCCCCCTTATTGGCCGCTTTCAGTTGGAAAATCTGATTGCCTCTTTGCTCATTGTGCATGCCTCGGGCGTCCCTCTGAAAGAGCTGATCCCCCACACCCCCAACATCACACCTGTGGAGGGAAGGCTTGAGTATGTGGGAACCACGCCTTCAGGTGGATCTATTTATATTGACTATGCCCACACCCCAGGGGCTTTGGAGACGGCACTGAAAGATTTGCGTGCCCATACAAAAAAATCTCTTTTTGTGGTGTTTGGATGCGGCGGGGACAGAGATCAAAGCAAACGCAGCCAGATGGGCCACATTGCTCATACCCTGGCAGATCAGGTGATCATCACAGATGACAACCCTCGACAAGAAAACCCTGATCATATAAGAAATGACATCTTAAAAGGGGCCCCCGATGCTCACAGCATCCCAGGGCGCGATGAAGCCATTTCTGTGGCCATAGATAAACTGAAGGAAGGCGATGTCTTGGTGATTGCAGGCAAGGGACATGAGCGGTTTCAGGTGGTGGGCACACGTTCTCTTCCCTTTAATGACAAGCATGCGGCCTTAAGGAAACTGAAACAGCTTAAAGCCTCTTAACCCTATGAACGCAGCAACCTTGTCCCCCCAAAACCCCTCATCTCAACCTCTTTTTACCTGGTCGGCGTTAGCCTCTCTCT comes from Candidatus Hepatobacter penaei and encodes:
- a CDS encoding UDP-N-acetylmuramoyl-L-alanyl-D-glutamate--2,6-diaminopimelate ligase, with the protein product MTTLTTELLFRTLRPSCFFKGQTTNFHGITDHSSQAGPGIVFFALPSKQRGPEGFIDLALHKGVTAIVAPEAVVIKKQTIFSHITFFGVKDIRLALAETAHLLFPKTPDFMAGITGTNGKTSIANFTHQLWQSLGKKSISLGTLGLKGMDYFPLSPTHTTPEPLDLYPLLDEAAGHGITHCALEASSHGIHQRRLDGIKFNVGVFSNFSQDHLDYHLNLRTYWLAKVRLFKELIAHQGTAISNVDLPHAYDLAEACRKNSLTHWTYGIDDGDVKVNKITCLPEGQKVEATFLGQPLTFSFPLIGRFQLENLIASLLIVHASGVPLKELIPHTPNITPVEGRLEYVGTTPSGGSIYIDYAHTPGALETALKDLRAHTKKSLFVVFGCGGDRDQSKRSQMGHIAHTLADQVIITDDNPRQENPDHIRNDILKGAPDAHSIPGRDEAISVAIDKLKEGDVLVIAGKGHERFQVVGTRSLPFNDKHAALRKLKQLKAS